The DNA window TTTATGGAAACAGCAGGTACTCGGCATATATACGACTATTGCCTATGAGAAAAACGGATGGGGTGTAAAAGTAGGCCTTAGACCTGAGATTACAGATCTGAGAACTATTTTGGAAACCACCGGTGAAGAAAACAATCAGAACTACACCAATTTTTTTCCTAGTTTTCACGCCTCCTATAAACTTTCACAATTACTATCGCTGCAAATCGGATATTCAAAACGTATTTTCAGACCACGGCTCTGGGACTTAAACCCCTTCTTTAATATTCGAAACAATTTTAATATCCGTAGAGGTAATCCCGATCTATTACCTGAATACGCAGATTCTTATGAACTGACTGCCATCTTTAATTTTGAGAAATTCTCTTTGAATTCTAGCGTCTACTATCTCTACACTACCGATGTAGTAGAACGTGTATCTATTATTGAAAACAATGTGAATGTGACCATGCCAATGAACATAGGGGTAAATCATAAAACGGGATTGGAAATAAACGGAAAATACAGCCCATCACGATGGTTGACCTTCAACGGTGATTTCAATTATGGTTTTTTTCAGAGAAAGGGAACCTTTGAAGTGAGCAGTTTTGATTTTACCGGGGATCAGTGGTCATCAAGGTTAAACACCAAAATTAAATTCCCTGCTCAATTTGATCTTGAGTTGACCGGAAATTATCAATCGTCTTACAAAACAATTCAGGGATCAGTTTCGGGCTATGCCTTTTTAAATGCAGGATTGAGAAAAAAAGTAATGGAAGGCAAATTGGTGATCAATGCAGCAGTACAAGACATGTTTGCAACACGAATTAGAGAGAGCAATCTGATTCAGGATGATTTCGATCTTTATAATTATTCAAGAAGAGGAACATTTTACACCCTTGGTTTGAGCTATAGCTTTGGCGATGGCGAAGCGATGGTCTATTCCGGAAGACGACGATAAAACAATTATAAATTATTAATTCACAATTAAGAGTCTTTTTCTGACAATATTTCCTTCAAAATTCATCTGAATAAAATAAAGCCCATCTTGTAATTCATTTAAGTTTAAATGCAGACTTCTTATATCAGTATTTCGGAATAGTACTACTTTCCCCATTTGATTATAAATTCTTACTGACTCTGCATCATGACTAGAATTGATAGTTATATGACCACTGGAAGGATTAGGGTAAATACTAAAATCATTTCTATTTTGCTGATCTAAACCTATTACAACAAGTTCTGGCTTCCACACCATACCAAGACTGTCACCCCATAAATATTCAGCCAGTTCAGGATGATCAATAAATGGATTTTTGTTGCCCTGAAAATTATATATTGCCAGATTTCGGTTGCGTTCAAAAGCATCCACTGTGTCCTGTCGATTCCAATTCAATAGGGTATTTAAAACCGCATGAAGGGGTTGTTTTGAGCTTTGACTTTGCAATGTATTGCTCAATTCTAAATCCGGTTCATTACCATCTCCTTCGTAGCGCACCGCCATATAAAAGATCATCCTGGCGATATCGCCCTTTACGGCATCTCTTGGTTCAAAGGTCCAAAGATTGGCATCTTTTTTTGAGCCGGTATTAAAACCGTTGTCAATGATGTCGATGCAAGTAATACAATCATCAAAATTTCTATTATCCCTGTCTGCATTTACACTTATATCGCTAGGCCTCAGGTGATGGGCATCAGTACCTGCAGGAGGATTATTGCCAAAATCTCCTCTTGATTTGGCCCAGACATGCTCGCGGTTCCATCCGTTGCCATTGTTGAATTCCTGTGCTGCATCTACGCTTCTACCTGAATAAATTAGAATTACATTGCTCGGATTAGCAGGATCTTTATCACTTTGCTTTAGCATATCCCAAACATCTGTGGAAGAAGACGAATAAGGAAAAGTTGTATGTCCTTTTATGATGTTGTGAAGATTAGCTTTAAGAGTGTCTCCTGAAGAATTGAATGCCGTGTGATAATAAGCAGAGTCCTGCGCCTTAGAATTAGTAAAAAGACCAAAGCAGATAAGTGCAAAAAATAATTTTCTCATAACTTCCTTTAAAGAAGGGTAAATACAAAAGAATAAAAAAACTTGACTAATAGACGATATAAATTTAGGCGCAATTGACTAATTTAATCTGAAATTCTATGGCCTATTGGCTTTTCTTTAATTTCTCCAAATTACCGATATTGTAGAAAAAAAAAGATGATTTAATGGATTCCCGGGATTATTATACCAATAAAGAACTGCGAAAGGTTAAATCAAAACTGTTCGGAAAAAAATTCGAAGCGCAACAAGATCGAAAAAATCAGAGCAGTGAAAATCGCGATAAAAACCTCCAGGAAATCGAAGACATCAGAAATCGAAGAAGAGAAAACACTTCCCGTTTTGCGAATCTTGTGAATATATTTCTAATTATCGGACTGATTGTAATCGTATTAATGATCTTTAATATCGCCGAGAAGCTGTATAATTAAAAAGGCAAATCATCTGAACCTTCCTGATCTCCAAAAGAACTTACATCCGGCTCCTGATTGTATTCATCAGGTATTGAATTTTCACCCGCTTTCTGAACCTGCCATGCTTTGACATCGGTGTACCAGCGGCCGTTATATTCGCGGCTTTCTATATCAACTTTTGCACTGATCATATCACCTTCTGTTATGTTGGCCTCATCAATCTTATCCCCCCAAAGCGTAAAACATATTTTCTTGGGGTATTGGCCTTCGGTTTCTATTACAATGCTTTGTTTTCGCCATTGATTACCATTTTTGGACGTCCTGATTCTTCCTGTAACTTTTGAACAACTTTACCTGCTATTTCCATTAAGGCCTGTTATTTTTTTATATTTTTATTTAAATCACTTCCATTTTTAAAACGGGATTCAAATTTACTAATTTTAAAAAGATGCACAGCCTAAGTCTTTTCGAATTTCAGCAATTAAGTTTGGATAAACAGGTTGATCTTTTGACTGCCGAAGCACAATACCTTGCATGGAAAAGTGAGGGTGAATACAATGTGTACCTCTATAAATTTGAAGATTTTTTTGCGGAAGCCTGGATGCATTTGAGAATGAGTAGAATTATGAGAATTTCCTGTAGCAGGATTTCCAGTAGTCCTGAAGGTTATGATAAGGAAATCAAAATATCCTGATTAATTATTTCCCCACTTTTGTTTCAGATCTT is part of the Hyphobacterium sp. CCMP332 genome and encodes:
- a CDS encoding endonuclease: MRKLFFALICFGLFTNSKAQDSAYYHTAFNSSGDTLKANLHNIIKGHTTFPYSSSSTDVWDMLKQSDKDPANPSNVILIYSGRSVDAAQEFNNGNGWNREHVWAKSRGDFGNNPPAGTDAHHLRPSDISVNADRDNRNFDDCITCIDIIDNGFNTGSKKDANLWTFEPRDAVKGDIARMIFYMAVRYEGDGNEPDLELSNTLQSQSSKQPLHAVLNTLLNWNRQDTVDAFERNRNLAIYNFQGNKNPFIDHPELAEYLWGDSLGMVWKPELVVIGLDQQNRNDFSIYPNPSSGHITINSSHDAESVRIYNQMGKVVLFRNTDIRSLHLNLNELQDGLYFIQMNFEGNIVRKRLLIVN